A genomic window from Pecten maximus chromosome 2, xPecMax1.1, whole genome shotgun sequence includes:
- the LOC117322494 gene encoding uncharacterized protein LOC117322494, giving the protein MANYTLRHAMPGRCEFDMISPSSVYRDRTGHVSLWGMGKLEQEATTICGDHGFMSSPRGDHGFMLSPRDIAKANDISFFLISEKRIVSPAFRTKFSWCGGLEKYRVKFSVSSMTPRSIGTKRVFSDIDTGGWFFKSENKLVAVNVKNRLSANLPQSYYESMSELVDHEEEPLITSRQDTLTPPDTAFKTSIQTRYSDLDFNSHINTSEYYRFCTDASSQAAVSGYYRHFTSDIVKYPVMMTEATFLGECGPDEDLVIYTWQDDDDFTKLYFAFYLKEVKIFQSCFKHDSKISQDKVISSL; this is encoded by the exons ATGGCAAATTACACCTTGAGGCATGCAATGCCGGGGCGATGTGAGTTTGACATGATCAGTCCGTCTTCCGTTTACCGGGATCGAACAG GTCACGTGTCACTATGGGGTATGGGTAAACTCGAACAGGAAGCAACAACCATATGTGGCGACCACGGCTTCATGTCATCGCCACGTGGTGACCACGGATTTATGTTATCCCCACGTGATATTGCAAAAGCAAATGATATTAGTTTTTTTCTTATCAGCGAAAAACGTATTGTATCTCCAGCATTCCGTACTAAGTTTTCCTGGTGTGGAGGACTTGAAAAATATCGTGTAAAGTTTAGCGTATCTTCTATGACACCACGGAGTATAGGTACTAAACGAGTATTTTCTGACATTGACACTGGAGGTTGGTTTTTTAAGTCTGAAAATAAACTCGTCGCTGTAAATGTAAAAAACCGCTTGTCCGCAAATTTACCACAGTCGTATTATGAGAGCATGTCTGAACTTGTGGATCACGAGGAGGAACCTTTGATTACAAGCAGACAGGACACCCTCACTCCACCCGACACAGCTTTCAAAACAAGCATTCAAACTCGATACAGTGACTTAGATTTTAACTCTCACATCAACACTTCGGAGTACTACCGCTTTTGTACCGACGCATCCTCACAAGCTGCTGTATCCGGATACTATCGGCATTTTACATCCGACATAGTGAAATATCCGGTGATGATGACAGAAGCAACGTTTCTTGGTGAGTGTGGACCTGATGAAGACCTCGTCATTTATACCTGGCAGGATGATGACGACTTCACCAAGTTATACTTTGCATTTTACCTGAAGGAAGTGAAGATTTTCCAATCTTGTTTCAAACACGATAGTAAGATATCACAGGACAAGGTGATTTCTAGTTTATAA
- the LOC117322496 gene encoding uncharacterized protein LOC117322496 isoform X2, producing MANYTLRHATPGRCEFDIVSPSSVYRDRTGHVSLWGMSKLEQEAATVCGDNGFMLSSRDMAKTNDISVFLISEKRIMSPACHTKFSWCGGLEKYRVKFSVSSMTPRSIGNKRVFSDIDTGGWYLKSENRLVAVNIKTRSSANLPQSYYESMSELVDHEEEPLITSRQDTLTPPDTAFKTSIQTRYSDLDFNSHINTSEYYRFCTDASSQAAISGYYRHFTSDIVKYPVMMTEATFLGECGPDEDLVVYTWQDDDDFTKLYFAFYLKEVKIFQSCFKHDSKMSQDKVISSL from the exons ATGGCAAATTACACTTTGAGGCATGCAACGCCGGGGCGATGTGAGTTTGACATCGTCAGTCCGTCTTCCGTTTACCGGGATCGAACAG GTCACGTGTCACTATGGGGTATGAGTAAACTCGAACAGGAAGCAGCCACCGTATGTGGTGACAACGGATTTATGTTATCGTCACGTGATATGGCAAAAACAAATGATATTAGTGTTTTTCTTATCAGCGAAAAACGTATCATGTCTCCAGCATGCCATACAAAATTTTCCTGGTGTGGAGGACTTGAAAAATATCGTGTAAAGTTTAGCGTATCTTCTATGACACCACGGAGTATAGGTAATAAACGAGTATTTTCTGACATTGACACTGGAGGTTGGTATCTTAAGTCTGAAAATAGACTCGTCGCTGTAAATATAAAAACCCGCTCGTCCGCAAATTTACCACAGTCGTATTATGAGAGCATGTCTGAACTTGTGGATCACGAGGAGGAACCTTTGATTACAAGCAGACAGGACACCCTCACTCCACCCGACACAGCTTTCAAAACAAGCATTCAAACTCGATACAGTGACTTAGATTTTAACTCTCACATCAACACTTCGGAGTACTACCGCTTTTGTACCGACGCATCCTCACAAGCTGCTATATCCGGATACTATCGGCATTTTACATCCGACATAGTGAAATATCCGGTGATGATGACAGAAGCAACGTTTCTTGGTGAGTGTGGACCTGATGAAGACCTCGTCGTTTATACCTGGCAGGATGATGACGACTTCACCAAGTTATACTTTGCATTTTATCTGAAGGAAGTAAAGATTTTCCAATCTTGTTTCAAACACGATAGTAAGATGTCACAGGACAAGGTCATTTCTAGTTTATAA
- the LOC117322496 gene encoding uncharacterized protein LOC117322496 isoform X1: protein MQRWALHFIQNGGTPKAWTCENADRFCLERSKSHVSLWGMSKLEQEAATVCGDNGFMLSSRDMAKTNDISVFLISEKRIMSPACHTKFSWCGGLEKYRVKFSVSSMTPRSIGNKRVFSDIDTGGWYLKSENRLVAVNIKTRSSANLPQSYYESMSELVDHEEEPLITSRQDTLTPPDTAFKTSIQTRYSDLDFNSHINTSEYYRFCTDASSQAAISGYYRHFTSDIVKYPVMMTEATFLGECGPDEDLVVYTWQDDDDFTKLYFAFYLKEVKIFQSCFKHDSKMSQDKVISSL from the exons atgcaacgATGGGctttacattttatacaaaatggcggaacacCGAAAGCGTGGACCTGCGAAAatgcagacagattctgcctAGAAAGAAGCAAAA GTCACGTGTCACTATGGGGTATGAGTAAACTCGAACAGGAAGCAGCCACCGTATGTGGTGACAACGGATTTATGTTATCGTCACGTGATATGGCAAAAACAAATGATATTAGTGTTTTTCTTATCAGCGAAAAACGTATCATGTCTCCAGCATGCCATACAAAATTTTCCTGGTGTGGAGGACTTGAAAAATATCGTGTAAAGTTTAGCGTATCTTCTATGACACCACGGAGTATAGGTAATAAACGAGTATTTTCTGACATTGACACTGGAGGTTGGTATCTTAAGTCTGAAAATAGACTCGTCGCTGTAAATATAAAAACCCGCTCGTCCGCAAATTTACCACAGTCGTATTATGAGAGCATGTCTGAACTTGTGGATCACGAGGAGGAACCTTTGATTACAAGCAGACAGGACACCCTCACTCCACCCGACACAGCTTTCAAAACAAGCATTCAAACTCGATACAGTGACTTAGATTTTAACTCTCACATCAACACTTCGGAGTACTACCGCTTTTGTACCGACGCATCCTCACAAGCTGCTATATCCGGATACTATCGGCATTTTACATCCGACATAGTGAAATATCCGGTGATGATGACAGAAGCAACGTTTCTTGGTGAGTGTGGACCTGATGAAGACCTCGTCGTTTATACCTGGCAGGATGATGACGACTTCACCAAGTTATACTTTGCATTTTATCTGAAGGAAGTAAAGATTTTCCAATCTTGTTTCAAACACGATAGTAAGATGTCACAGGACAAGGTCATTTCTAGTTTATAA